One genomic region from Thermoleptolyngbya sichuanensis A183 encodes:
- a CDS encoding NF041680 family putative transposase, protein MIFNELQQFRQTLYASLGNARDALFDLMDAVLVSACIVSFVRLSQSPVFRRQWSSTYEALRDSRLPRSKVLKLLVQQIPTQQQPLLAGDASRWNRPAARRLKDRTLSGRTGHAPIAGQNYSTLAWIAEDRGSWALPLRHERITSFETPASKAAFQLKQVTRQLAVRPLAIYDRGYGNASFVNQTAGIEADLLLRVTSNRCVYGAPPAYRGRGAPAKHGHKMKLNDPDTWSVPVETVEVDDPNWGRVRVSRWSAYHFRKSPKRAMEVLRVEVLETQSSTRRLAPLWLVWLGEQMPPLETLWLHYLRRFAIEHWYRFAKQRLYWTHPQFSSVSATEQWSSLMPLLSWQLWLARKDCTDHPLPWQAPQETLTPGRVAQAFAGILAAIGTPAPAPKPRGKSPGRGKGHKPTPRPCYPMVKKRASKRKTSEQSLNSPVATAA, encoded by the coding sequence ATGATTTTCAACGAACTTCAGCAATTTCGCCAAACGTTGTATGCCAGCTTGGGAAACGCCAGAGATGCCCTGTTTGATCTGATGGATGCCGTGTTAGTGAGTGCGTGCATCGTGTCGTTTGTGAGGCTATCGCAGAGTCCTGTCTTTCGTCGCCAGTGGTCGAGCACCTATGAAGCGTTGCGCGATAGCCGCCTACCCCGATCAAAGGTGCTGAAGCTGTTGGTGCAGCAGATACCGACTCAGCAGCAACCGTTGTTGGCAGGTGATGCGAGTCGGTGGAACCGTCCTGCTGCCAGGCGTTTGAAAGACCGCACCTTATCAGGCAGAACAGGACATGCCCCGATAGCCGGACAAAACTACAGTACCTTAGCCTGGATTGCTGAAGACAGGGGCAGTTGGGCATTACCATTGCGGCATGAGCGCATCACCAGCTTTGAAACACCCGCCAGTAAAGCGGCATTCCAACTCAAACAAGTGACTCGGCAGTTAGCGGTGCGTCCGTTGGCGATCTACGACCGAGGGTACGGCAATGCCAGTTTTGTCAACCAAACGGCAGGGATTGAGGCAGACTTGCTGCTGCGGGTTACATCCAATCGATGTGTCTATGGCGCGCCCCCAGCGTATCGAGGGCGAGGCGCACCTGCCAAGCATGGACATAAGATGAAACTCAATGACCCTGACACTTGGAGTGTCCCGGTCGAAACCGTTGAAGTCGATGATCCCAACTGGGGACGAGTGCGGGTCAGTCGTTGGAGTGCATACCATTTCCGCAAATCCCCCAAACGGGCAATGGAAGTGTTGCGCGTGGAGGTGCTGGAGACACAGAGCAGCACGCGACGCTTGGCTCCTTTGTGGTTAGTTTGGCTGGGTGAGCAGATGCCTCCGTTAGAAACCCTGTGGTTGCACTACCTCCGTCGCTTTGCCATTGAACACTGGTATCGCTTTGCCAAGCAGAGGCTATATTGGACACATCCCCAGTTCAGTTCTGTATCGGCAACCGAACAGTGGAGCAGCCTGATGCCGTTGCTCAGTTGGCAGTTGTGGTTAGCGCGAAAGGACTGTACTGACCACCCCTTGCCCTGGCAGGCACCGCAAGAAACGTTGACTCCGGGTCGGGTCGCACAAGCGTTTGCAGGCATTTTGGCAGCGATTGGCACCCCTGCTCCTGCGCCTAAACCTCGTGGTAAATCGCCAGGACGAGGCAAGGGGCACAAGCCAACTCCTCGTCCCTGCTATCCGATGGTCAAAAAACGAGCCTCGAAACGCAAGACATCCGAACAATCCCTGAACAGTCCGGTTGCAACAGCAGCTTAA
- a CDS encoding peptidoglycan-binding protein, which yields MTRSMLWKVAGMAIASSVLLTGGEALAQVYSFGSQGSDVAAIQSALGIFADGVYGLETENAVIAFQRRNGLMVDGQAGPETLRALGLGYLVSGGGIGGPSQPVPPGNWLGREAIVRTNSGIGVNVRNRPDGQVIAGIDDGVRVRLSGRQEFSGGLTWVELAGTGGWIASEYLVPANIGGPTDPGFPGHYGGPYRVAIPGSSDELLFQVRRFVRDAYRDSDSLRGPFINAGSFRDYSAAAAVNQQLRREGFDARVVYD from the coding sequence GTGACCCGCTCGATGCTGTGGAAGGTGGCAGGGATGGCGATTGCCTCCTCTGTCTTGCTCACGGGGGGCGAAGCGCTAGCCCAAGTTTACAGCTTTGGCAGCCAGGGATCAGATGTCGCCGCAATTCAGTCGGCGCTGGGCATCTTCGCCGATGGTGTATACGGTCTTGAAACAGAAAACGCAGTTATCGCATTTCAAAGACGAAACGGGTTGATGGTAGATGGGCAGGCCGGCCCAGAAACGCTGCGGGCCCTAGGGCTGGGCTATCTCGTGTCGGGTGGCGGCATCGGCGGCCCGTCGCAGCCCGTTCCGCCGGGGAACTGGTTGGGCCGCGAGGCGATCGTCCGCACCAATAGCGGAATTGGCGTAAACGTGCGTAATCGTCCTGATGGGCAGGTAATTGCAGGCATCGATGATGGGGTGCGCGTGCGCCTGTCTGGACGGCAGGAATTTTCCGGTGGTTTGACCTGGGTTGAACTGGCGGGCACGGGCGGCTGGATTGCCTCTGAGTACCTAGTACCTGCCAACATCGGCGGCCCGACCGACCCAGGGTTTCCGGGCCATTACGGCGGTCCCTACCGGGTTGCCATACCGGGGAGCAGCGATGAGCTACTATTCCAGGTGCGTCGCTTTGTGCGCGATGCCTACCGCGACTCGGACTCGCTGCGGGGGCCATTCATCAATGCAGGCTCTTTCCGCGATTACTCTGCCGCGGCGGCTGTGAATCAGCAGCTCCGGAGAGAAGGGTTTGACGCGCGAGTGGTCTATGACTAG
- a CDS encoding FAD-dependent oxidoreductase has product MKRFFFSRRLAWIIPVASLLAGASSAVLVSTIEQYTQAETTDGKLSAAEPSFAQDSVPDAETVNPNDGAENAQTLNSSEQSDPTKSGSDNSFLLPNGRPSLSPLPAPAETWECEVAVVGGSLGGVAAASHAMRTGAKTCLIELTPWMGGQISSQGVSAVDESRNMLERNNFSPSWQSFKDFILQQPVTLPAWTGITAPLTVAQINSCWVGRLCFPPQVGAVVSQEWLKRAAQYSTSSKWSAFTAFKGAEFDETGRFITAIYAVRRSPRESGYVPQGRPSVELATWYAWEEDATFRKTPIKLQPPPGKRMIVIDATDTGEVVGWAKVPLRIGSDSRNTTGETNAADFDNPECTQAFTFPFAMGIRADGGQSIKTLEYVQSFYPRAEHMRVYTLEGVPMFHGRSFFNYRRIVSLNRSDPFFGSPVLNDITLVNWTQGNDWNWMNPPLILTPEKLMQTGQYQNWMGGVSLRSMRHAENHALMFAHWLLEQPPDPALPLAYLAGADSPMGTVSGLSMLPYIREGRRILGRSAYGQTEFMLREADLREDMEGRDFRATAVGVTHYDIDIHGCRYRNWEPTGEAVKASVKEYYIRPVQIPLESLIPQGVENLLVGGKAIAATHIATAMTRVHHGEWTIGSAAGVTAGWLVDQPDLQPAQIVPQGKMPQLQQYMIEQGLRLDW; this is encoded by the coding sequence ATGAAACGGTTTTTCTTCTCTCGTCGTTTAGCATGGATCATTCCCGTTGCAAGCCTGCTGGCAGGGGCTAGTTCTGCTGTACTAGTCAGCACTATTGAGCAATATACCCAGGCCGAAACGACCGATGGAAAACTATCCGCAGCAGAGCCTTCTTTTGCCCAAGACTCTGTGCCGGATGCCGAAACAGTCAACCCCAATGACGGAGCAGAAAATGCTCAAACCCTGAATTCTTCTGAGCAATCTGACCCCACAAAAAGCGGATCGGACAACTCTTTTTTGCTGCCCAATGGTCGCCCAAGTTTGTCGCCGCTCCCTGCGCCAGCCGAAACCTGGGAATGTGAAGTAGCAGTGGTGGGCGGGTCGCTGGGTGGGGTGGCGGCCGCCTCTCATGCCATGCGGACGGGCGCGAAGACCTGCCTCATTGAGCTAACGCCGTGGATGGGCGGACAGATCAGCTCCCAGGGGGTGTCTGCGGTAGACGAGTCCAGAAACATGCTGGAGCGGAATAACTTTTCGCCAAGCTGGCAGAGCTTCAAGGACTTTATCTTGCAGCAGCCCGTCACGCTGCCTGCCTGGACGGGTATCACTGCGCCCCTCACGGTCGCCCAGATTAATAGCTGCTGGGTTGGGCGGCTGTGTTTTCCGCCGCAGGTGGGGGCTGTGGTATCGCAGGAGTGGCTCAAGCGGGCGGCGCAATATTCCACAAGCAGCAAGTGGAGCGCGTTTACTGCCTTCAAGGGCGCAGAGTTTGACGAAACAGGACGGTTTATCACCGCGATTTATGCCGTGCGGCGATCGCCCCGGGAATCTGGCTATGTGCCCCAGGGCCGCCCGTCGGTGGAGCTAGCCACTTGGTATGCCTGGGAAGAAGATGCCACCTTCCGCAAAACCCCGATCAAGCTCCAGCCACCGCCCGGAAAGCGGATGATCGTGATTGACGCAACGGATACGGGCGAAGTGGTGGGCTGGGCCAAGGTGCCGCTACGCATTGGTTCCGACTCGCGCAACACCACGGGGGAAACCAACGCCGCCGATTTCGACAATCCAGAATGCACCCAGGCGTTTACCTTCCCCTTTGCAATGGGCATCCGCGCCGATGGCGGCCAGAGCATCAAGACCCTGGAATACGTCCAGTCGTTTTATCCTCGCGCCGAGCATATGCGGGTCTACACGCTAGAAGGCGTGCCGATGTTTCACGGGCGCAGCTTTTTTAACTATCGGCGGATCGTCAGCCTGAATCGCAGCGACCCCTTCTTTGGCAGCCCCGTCCTCAACGACATTACGCTGGTCAACTGGACGCAGGGCAACGACTGGAACTGGATGAATCCGCCGCTAATCCTGACACCCGAAAAGCTCATGCAAACCGGGCAGTATCAAAACTGGATGGGCGGCGTGTCGCTGCGGTCTATGCGCCATGCAGAAAATCACGCGCTGATGTTTGCCCATTGGCTCCTGGAGCAGCCGCCCGATCCAGCGCTGCCGTTGGCCTACCTAGCGGGGGCCGATTCCCCTATGGGGACGGTTTCTGGGCTAAGCATGTTGCCCTACATCCGCGAGGGGCGGCGAATCCTGGGGCGATCGGCCTACGGACAGACGGAGTTTATGCTGCGCGAGGCTGACCTGCGGGAAGACATGGAAGGACGAGACTTTCGGGCAACTGCGGTAGGTGTGACCCATTACGATATTGACATTCACGGCTGTCGCTATCGCAACTGGGAGCCGACGGGCGAGGCAGTTAAAGCTTCGGTGAAAGAATATTACATTCGCCCCGTGCAGATTCCCCTCGAAAGCCTGATTCCGCAGGGCGTGGAGAATCTGCTGGTGGGCGGAAAGGCGATCGCCGCCACGCACATCGCCACGGCCATGACCCGTGTTCACCACGGCGAATGGACCATTGGCTCGGCGGCGGGGGTGACGGCCGGCTGGCTGGTCGATCAACCCGATTTGCAGCCTGCCCAGATCGTCCCTCAAGGAAAAATGCCGCAACTGCAACAGTACATGATTGAGCAAGGCCTGCGGCTGGATTGGTAG
- a CDS encoding Npun_F5749 family FMN-dependent PPOX-type flavoprotein: MAPWRSPLSRALHLNRSLVYARYVQLATVRPDGRPANRTVVFRGFLDPTNQLKFITDTRSAKPEQIAHQPWGEVCWYFPKSREQFRLLGRLTLIDEIHPDEGLQHARQQQWQALSDAARLQFAWPHPAQPRRPVAEFSPPPPDPTVPLPTFCLLLLAPAEVDHLQLRGDPQSRDRYFETSDGWQMESVNP; this comes from the coding sequence ATGGCTCCTTGGCGATCGCCCCTTTCCCGCGCTCTGCATCTCAATCGTTCGCTCGTCTATGCCCGCTATGTGCAGCTTGCCACGGTGCGGCCAGACGGTCGCCCCGCCAATCGCACGGTGGTCTTTCGCGGATTTCTAGACCCCACCAATCAGCTCAAGTTCATCACCGACACACGCAGCGCCAAACCAGAGCAAATCGCTCACCAGCCCTGGGGGGAGGTCTGCTGGTATTTTCCCAAAAGCCGCGAACAATTTCGCCTGCTGGGACGGCTAACGCTGATCGATGAAATCCATCCTGATGAAGGTTTGCAACACGCCCGCCAGCAGCAGTGGCAGGCTCTCTCGGATGCAGCCCGCCTGCAATTTGCCTGGCCCCATCCCGCCCAACCACGCCGCCCCGTGGCCGAGTTTTCGCCGCCACCGCCTGACCCCACCGTGCCGCTGCCGACCTTTTGCCTGCTGCTGCTGGCTCCTGCCGAAGTGGATCACCTGCAACTGCGGGGCGACCCCCAAAGCCGCGATCGCTATTTTGAAACCAGCGACGGCTGGCAGATGGAATCGGTCAACCCCTAG
- a CDS encoding ATP-binding protein — protein MKSPRSSEASLYELALSSERPLHPLQVSPTTFKSMLTAILDLLIEEHLPATLWLKFPKGDTWESEITRYCTAATAPYTLYTLGNSQGDLAEAATPASSGHLSHLDQVSDLTAAELAGLVDSPAADSPVLTHQPQPTSLNVAAQSQRVVLPLGTESQFKREYLLLVMTEEFCGLILAHRPRSVRPSKPDSSPPERPLWLEELSPNSDEDIERRHPLLAIYTFESDTICRVLEGIHQAIAPAEAPEAVRADLESLVKHWEEWVLTAANITPNTRIVGQLLAKQLQIQEEMWHSTAIYRRQAEIATGLQMENEELQNAIRLKDEFLKTVGQELRTPLATMKTALSLLNSPSLKPPQRQRYMDMLTHECDRQSSLITSVLELVQLENMDDTAVTQPLRLSDVVPGIVSTYQPLAQEKGILLAYTVPQDLPAVSCTVPWLRQILINLLHNGIKFTPKGGRVWVLAKLQGDYVQIEVRDTGIGIAAADIPKIFDRFYRVRQAGSGEDSGGAGLGLSIVQQLLLKCGGSISVKSKPGEGSTFNVLLPVYR, from the coding sequence ATGAAATCGCCACGCTCCTCCGAAGCCTCGCTCTATGAACTAGCCCTCAGTTCTGAGCGTCCTCTGCATCCGCTCCAGGTTAGCCCCACGACGTTCAAGTCGATGCTGACGGCCATTCTCGATCTGCTGATCGAAGAACATTTGCCCGCGACGCTCTGGCTCAAGTTTCCCAAGGGCGACACCTGGGAGTCGGAAATTACTCGCTATTGCACGGCGGCGACCGCGCCCTATACGCTCTATACCCTCGGCAATAGCCAGGGCGATTTGGCAGAGGCCGCAACGCCAGCATCGTCTGGGCACCTGTCGCACCTGGATCAGGTGTCTGATCTGACGGCTGCCGAACTGGCGGGCCTGGTAGACAGCCCCGCTGCGGATTCTCCAGTTTTGACGCATCAGCCGCAACCGACCTCGCTGAATGTGGCGGCCCAGTCTCAGCGCGTTGTTCTGCCGCTGGGAACCGAGAGCCAGTTTAAGCGGGAGTATCTGCTGCTAGTGATGACGGAGGAGTTTTGCGGACTGATTCTGGCCCATCGGCCGCGCTCGGTGCGCCCGTCCAAGCCAGATAGTAGCCCGCCGGAGCGGCCGCTCTGGCTCGAAGAGTTATCCCCCAACTCTGATGAAGACATAGAGCGGCGACATCCGCTGCTGGCGATTTATACGTTTGAATCGGACACGATTTGCCGGGTGCTAGAGGGCATTCATCAGGCGATCGCCCCTGCCGAGGCTCCTGAGGCGGTTCGGGCTGATTTGGAGTCCCTGGTGAAGCACTGGGAGGAGTGGGTGCTAACGGCTGCTAACATTACGCCGAATACCCGAATTGTTGGGCAACTGCTGGCCAAGCAACTGCAAATTCAAGAAGAAATGTGGCACAGCACCGCGATTTATCGGCGACAGGCAGAAATCGCCACCGGGCTGCAAATGGAGAATGAGGAACTGCAAAACGCGATTCGCCTGAAGGACGAGTTTTTGAAAACCGTCGGGCAAGAACTGCGAACGCCGCTGGCCACGATGAAAACTGCGCTGAGCTTGCTCAATTCCCCCAGCCTGAAGCCGCCGCAGCGCCAGCGCTATATGGACATGCTGACCCACGAGTGCGATCGTCAGAGTTCGCTAATTACCAGCGTGCTAGAGCTGGTGCAACTGGAAAATATGGACGATACAGCGGTGACGCAGCCGCTGCGCCTGTCGGATGTAGTTCCGGGCATCGTCAGCACCTACCAGCCCCTCGCCCAGGAAAAGGGCATTTTGCTGGCTTACACGGTTCCGCAGGATCTGCCTGCTGTGTCCTGTACGGTTCCCTGGCTGCGGCAAATTTTGATTAACCTGCTGCACAACGGGATCAAATTTACCCCAAAGGGTGGCCGAGTGTGGGTGTTGGCAAAGCTGCAAGGCGACTATGTGCAAATTGAAGTGCGCGATACGGGCATTGGCATTGCTGCCGCCGACATTCCCAAAATCTTTGACCGCTTTTATCGGGTGCGGCAGGCGGGCAGCGGCGAGGACTCTGGCGGTGCAGGGCTGGGTCTGTCTATTGTGCAGCAGCTTTTGCTCAAGTGCGGCGGCTCGATCTCTGTGAAAAGTAAGCCCGGTGAAGGGTCTACTTTCAATGTGTTGCTTCCGGTTTATCGATAG
- a CDS encoding UDP-N-acetylmuramoyl-L-alanyl-D-glutamate--2,6-diaminopimelate ligase — protein sequence MKLVELLRALPESLQLPEHGALNAEVTGLATNSHACKPGDLFIGMPGTRVDGGEFWQSALAAGAIAAVVSENAVQKKPPTADDCIIPVANVARASARLAAAFYGYPAQAMKLIGVTGTNGKTTTTHLIEHFLAQAQLPVALLGTLYTRWRGHQQTALHTTPFALELQGQLAAARAAGSEYAVMEVSSHALAQGRVLECPFEVAVFTNLTQDHLDYHKDMEDYFSSKALLFSPGYLQGRAVVNLDDPYGKRLAAGLAGQSVWTYSTQDSSSDLWTSDLVYEPAGVRGLLHTPLGDVPFASPLVGQFNLANLLAAVGAGLHLGLDLEAIAQSLSTFPGVPGRVEQVQVSPSQDISVIVDYAHTPDSLENLLKASRPFIQGRMICVFGCGGDRDRTKRPKMGAIAAELADWVVVTSDNPRTEDPERILQDVVAGIPASVSPTVMGDRAAAIRKAILEAQPGDGVLIAGKGHEDYQILGTEKVHFDDREQARVALMERLSLNPA from the coding sequence ATGAAGTTGGTGGAACTGCTGCGGGCGCTGCCGGAAAGCCTGCAACTGCCGGAACATGGGGCGCTGAACGCTGAGGTAACAGGGCTGGCGACGAATTCTCACGCCTGCAAGCCTGGTGATCTGTTCATTGGGATGCCGGGGACGCGGGTGGACGGGGGCGAATTTTGGCAGAGTGCGCTGGCGGCAGGGGCGATCGCCGCTGTGGTGTCCGAAAACGCTGTGCAGAAAAAACCGCCCACCGCCGACGACTGCATCATTCCCGTGGCGAACGTGGCGCGGGCATCGGCGCGGCTGGCGGCGGCGTTCTACGGCTACCCGGCTCAGGCGATGAAGCTGATCGGCGTGACGGGCACCAACGGCAAAACCACCACCACCCACCTGATCGAGCATTTTCTGGCGCAGGCGCAGTTGCCCGTAGCGCTGTTGGGTACGCTTTACACCCGCTGGCGGGGGCATCAGCAGACGGCGCTGCACACCACGCCCTTTGCGCTGGAACTTCAGGGACAACTGGCGGCGGCAAGGGCGGCGGGGTCGGAATATGCCGTGATGGAAGTCAGTTCCCACGCGCTGGCCCAGGGGCGCGTGCTGGAGTGTCCCTTTGAGGTGGCAGTGTTTACCAACCTGACGCAGGATCACCTCGACTATCACAAAGATATGGAGGACTATTTCTCCAGCAAGGCGCTGCTGTTTAGCCCCGGCTATCTGCAAGGGCGGGCCGTGGTGAATCTGGACGACCCCTACGGGAAGCGGCTGGCGGCAGGGCTGGCGGGTCAGTCGGTTTGGACCTATAGCACGCAAGATTCTAGTTCAGATCTGTGGACGAGCGATCTGGTGTATGAGCCTGCGGGCGTGCGGGGCTTGCTGCATACGCCGCTGGGCGACGTGCCGTTTGCCTCGCCGCTGGTGGGCCAGTTTAACCTGGCAAATTTGCTGGCGGCGGTGGGTGCGGGGCTGCATCTGGGTCTGGATTTAGAGGCGATCGCCCAGTCCCTTTCCACTTTCCCCGGTGTGCCCGGCCGCGTCGAGCAGGTGCAGGTGTCCCCCTCGCAGGATATCAGCGTGATTGTGGACTATGCCCACACTCCGGACAGTTTGGAGAACTTGCTGAAAGCGTCGCGTCCGTTTATCCAGGGGCGGATGATCTGCGTGTTTGGCTGCGGCGGCGATCGTGATCGCACCAAGCGGCCCAAAATGGGGGCGATCGCCGCTGAGCTGGCGGATTGGGTCGTGGTCACCTCGGACAATCCCCGCACCGAAGACCCAGAGCGGATCTTGCAAGATGTGGTGGCGGGCATTCCGGCCAGCGTGAGTCCAACGGTGATGGGCGATCGCGCTGCCGCCATCCGCAAAGCCATTCTGGAGGCGCAGCCCGGTGACGGCGTGCTAATTGCAGGCAAGGGTCATGAGGATTACCAGATTCTTGGCACAGAAAAAGTTCACTTTGACGACCGCGAACAGGCTCGTGTAGCCCTGATGGAGCGGCTTTCGCTCAATCCTGCCTAG
- a CDS encoding YbaY family lipoprotein produces MPPQVGLSLVSLLLGLLVGTVAIPTGIASRIAQTPAPEVSPETTPDATPELPSESSPDLPPELPPDDPQAQASVSGAVVSLQRSALPTNAILSVQLLDLTRASASTVVLAEQTIRTNGRQMPLNFEILYDPALIQDNHRYAVRARVLIDGALALTSPQTYPVITGGNPSRVEVRVEPVR; encoded by the coding sequence ATGCCACCGCAAGTTGGATTGTCTCTAGTTTCTCTGCTGCTTGGCCTGCTGGTTGGTACAGTGGCGATTCCCACAGGGATCGCCTCGCGAATCGCCCAAACCCCGGCTCCAGAGGTTTCCCCAGAGACTACGCCGGATGCTACACCAGAATTGCCATCGGAATCGTCACCCGATCTACCGCCCGAACTGCCCCCCGACGACCCCCAGGCCCAGGCCTCCGTCAGCGGCGCGGTCGTCTCGCTCCAGCGCAGCGCCCTCCCAACCAATGCCATTCTTAGCGTGCAACTGCTGGATCTGACGCGGGCCAGTGCGTCTACTGTGGTGCTAGCAGAGCAGACGATTCGCACCAACGGGCGACAGATGCCGCTGAATTTTGAAATTCTCTACGATCCAGCGCTGATTCAGGACAATCACCGCTACGCCGTTCGCGCCCGCGTTCTGATCGATGGGGCGCTCGCCCTGACCAGTCCCCAGACCTATCCCGTCATCACCGGGGGCAATCCGAGTCGGGTCGAGGTGCGGGTAGAGCCAGTAAGGTGA